The Pedobacter frigiditerrae genomic sequence TAAAGATGCGGACGGTTATACCGCCGTTGGCGAAATAGGCGAAGAACAGACCGGGAGGCAAAATGTGCCCGATCTCTATAACCTGACGGAAAAGCGCATGCTAGATTCAATCGAAAGGGAAATGAAACGTAAGTACGGCAACGGCATCTCTGAACCTCGCAAGATGCATACTTCATTTACCGACCTCAACCCCAGACCACGGCAGGCAAGGAATTATGATCCGGACCGAGACCTTGCAACCGCACTTTCCAAACTTAAACAGCAACCTCCAGCTCCAATGCAGTCTACAAGTTCAGCGCAGACAGAACCGATGAAGATTTTTCGGGAACAGATGTCGCTGATCGACAGTATGGGCAAGGCGAATGATCCCGAATACAGGTCCGAGCAGGCCAGGGAGAAAGCTATGGCACTTGCAGAAAAAGAGATGAGAAATGCGAAAAAGCTGAGTGTTTCCAAAACCTCGGCATCTGCATCGCTTTTCAATACCATTTCACCAGTTACAGAAGGAAGCTTTATCCGAGCCATTGTAGATCAGAATATCACAGGGTATGCAGGGTCAAGGCTTCGCATCCGCCTACTGGATGATATGAGCGCAGGAAGGTTCCTGATAAAAAAAGGAACTTATCTGTACGCCCAGATCACAGGTTTTACAGGCCAGCGGGTCAACCTGTCGATCAGTTCTGTTTTTCAGGAAAACAATATCCTGCCGGTCAGATTGGATATTTACGACAATGACGGCTTGCCAGGGCTTTATGTGCCTGCATCTGCTTTCAGGGAATTTTCAAAAGCACTTGGAAGCGATGCCAGCCAGGGCTTCACCATTCAGCAACAGGCTGAAAACAACAACCAGCTGGTGATGAGCATGGTCCAAAAGATGTTCCAGTCTACCACCACTGCCGTCAGCAAGTTGGTACGAAGCAACAAGGCAAAACTGAAGTACAATACAGAGGTCTATCTTATCGACCCCGAAGAACTTAAAAATACCCAAAGCAAATATTAACCCACCTCATTATGAAGAAATCTATTGTTTTTTTGATGGCCATCTTTTTGATGGTCCAAGGGCTCTATGCCCAGCAACAGCCAGTTATGAACCGCAAAGACCTGCCCGAAATAGCTATCGGACCAAATATTTCACTGCACTTTATTTCCCCTGAGCCCATTCAGTATGTGGATATATCCACGAATGCCATTGCGGGAGACCTGCCGTTAAAGAATGTGCTGCGGTTAAAGATCGTGCCTGATTCCGCCAAGCACTTTGAGCTACCAGGTAAAATGGCGGGTATCGTTACGATCGTTGGGGAAAGCTTTATCGCACAGTACAACCTGCTCTACATCGACAGCCCTGCGCCCACAGTTCCCGCGCAGATCAATATCCTGCCGGAACATACCCGCCCGCTGGAAGTGCCGGGAATAAACCTGACCTCCAAAGAAATGCAGGATTTTGCCGTAAAGATCCTAACTGAGCCAACAGGGGTCAGCCTTCGTAAATCCAAGGCATATGGACTACAGTCCAGACTAAATCATATCTATGCAGTTGGAGACCACATTTTTTTGGACATCAGCTATTTCAATAAGAGCAACCTGTCTTATCAGATCGATGAACAGCGCTTTAAGATAGAGGATAAAAAAATCACCAAAGCGACCAATGTCCAGTCCGTTGAAATCAGTCCGGTCTGGCAGCTGTATACGAATACATCGTTTAAAAAACGGTACAGGAACGTATATGTGCTGAAAAAGGCAACCTTTCCAGGCAACAAGATTCTGAATATCGAACTGACCGAAAAACAGATTTCAGGCAGGGTGCTCACCCTTCAGATCAGATACAGCGATATACTGAAAGCAGACAGTCTATAAATTTCCAGGGAGGCAAGCCAGTGGCTTTTTCCGCCCATCAAATGCAAACTACTTATGGAAGAAACCAAAGAACAGCAGAGCCTACACCGCTTCCTGCAGTTTGGCATCTATTTGTCTGTACTGATCGAAATCTTCCTGTTTTTTTATGCCGATAGATTACTTGCTCAGGATCATGTGGACAAATACAGCCTGCGCTTTTTCGCTGTCAGGCTCGCCAAGATACCATTCTATCATCAGCTACTTTACAGCAAGCTATTTACCCTGCTGCTGATCTGCCTGGTTTCAGTAGGAACGCTCAGCAGAAAAAATAAGGACCTCAACCCCAAAAACCATATCGTTTATCCACTATCCGCGGGACTTCTCATCTTCTTCTCGGGGATATGGTTCCAGGGAAGGCAACCGCCCGCCATTTGGATTGGCGCCGGTTGGTCCGATCTTGCCTATATCGCAAGCGCGATAGCCGGAACCCTGCTGATCCATGTTGCCATGGATAATGTTTCCAAGATCATCAGCTCAAAACTGGGCAAGGATAAGTGGAACATAGAGGGCGAATCATTTATGCAGCCTGTAAAGCCAATAGACACGCCCTACTCGGTGAACATACCAATGCTGTTCTATTATAAAAAGAAAGTGCGAAAAGGGTTCATACCCTTGGCAAATCTCTTCAGGAGCCTGCTTTTGGTTTCGGTGCCAGGAGGAGGGAAAACTTTTTCGGTGATCATACCCATCATCAAGCAGTTCATTGCCAAATCTTTCACCTTATGTGTATACGATATCAAATACCCGGATCTTGCAAAGGTTGCCTATCATCATTATCTTCTGGCCAAACAGAATGGCAGATGCCTCGATTATAAATTTCACGTCATCAACCTTAATGAGCCCGAGAAAAGCCGGCGGTTAAACCCCTGGAAAAGGCAGTACCTAAAGACGCTTGCCGATGCATCTGAAACTGCCGAAGCTTTGGTCGAAGCCATGAAGAAGGGCGACCGCTCAGGTGGCAGCGACCAGTTTTTTACCCAATCGGCCATTAATTTTCTGGCTGCCTGCATCTATTTTTTTAGCAGGTACGAGGATGGGCGGTATTCGAGCCTGCCACATGTACTTTCTTTTTTGAACCTAAAATACGATGAGATTTTCAGCACGCTTTTTTCAGAAACTGAACTGGTATCGCTATTGTCCCCATTCAGGAGTGCTTACGATGCCAAAGCTTTCGACCAGCTCGAAGGACAGGTTGGAACCCTTAAAATCTTTATCAGTCGCCTCGCTACAAAGGAAACTTTTTGGGTATTTAGCGGAGATGATTTTGAGCTAAAGATCAGCGATCCCAAAAACCCATCGATCCTTGTTCTTGCCAACGATCCATCGACGCAGAGCATCAACTCGGCGTGCTATTCGGTTGTGCTGAACAGGGTGACCAAGCTTGTAAATACA encodes the following:
- the traM gene encoding conjugative transposon protein TraM, translated to MKINFKQPRYMLPLILLPFLCLFFYAWKSSFGKEAPVHKKGNTLQENVADVSQDVKNKGLEDKLDAYRKQYKDADGYTAVGEIGEEQTGRQNVPDLYNLTEKRMLDSIEREMKRKYGNGISEPRKMHTSFTDLNPRPRQARNYDPDRDLATALSKLKQQPPAPMQSTSSAQTEPMKIFREQMSLIDSMGKANDPEYRSEQAREKAMALAEKEMRNAKKLSVSKTSASASLFNTISPVTEGSFIRAIVDQNITGYAGSRLRIRLLDDMSAGRFLIKKGTYLYAQITGFTGQRVNLSISSVFQENNILPVRLDIYDNDGLPGLYVPASAFREFSKALGSDASQGFTIQQQAENNNQLVMSMVQKMFQSTTTAVSKLVRSNKAKLKYNTEVYLIDPEELKNTQSKY
- the traN gene encoding conjugative transposon protein TraN — protein: MKKSIVFLMAIFLMVQGLYAQQQPVMNRKDLPEIAIGPNISLHFISPEPIQYVDISTNAIAGDLPLKNVLRLKIVPDSAKHFELPGKMAGIVTIVGESFIAQYNLLYIDSPAPTVPAQINILPEHTRPLEVPGINLTSKEMQDFAVKILTEPTGVSLRKSKAYGLQSRLNHIYAVGDHIFLDISYFNKSNLSYQIDEQRFKIEDKKITKATNVQSVEISPVWQLYTNTSFKKRYRNVYVLKKATFPGNKILNIELTEKQISGRVLTLQIRYSDILKADSL
- a CDS encoding TraM recognition domain-containing protein, translated to MEETKEQQSLHRFLQFGIYLSVLIEIFLFFYADRLLAQDHVDKYSLRFFAVRLAKIPFYHQLLYSKLFTLLLICLVSVGTLSRKNKDLNPKNHIVYPLSAGLLIFFSGIWFQGRQPPAIWIGAGWSDLAYIASAIAGTLLIHVAMDNVSKIISSKLGKDKWNIEGESFMQPVKPIDTPYSVNIPMLFYYKKKVRKGFIPLANLFRSLLLVSVPGGGKTFSVIIPIIKQFIAKSFTLCVYDIKYPDLAKVAYHHYLLAKQNGRCLDYKFHVINLNEPEKSRRLNPWKRQYLKTLADASETAEALVEAMKKGDRSGGSDQFFTQSAINFLAACIYFFSRYEDGRYSSLPHVLSFLNLKYDEIFSTLFSETELVSLLSPFRSAYDAKAFDQLEGQVGTLKIFISRLATKETFWVFSGDDFELKISDPKNPSILVLANDPSTQSINSACYSVVLNRVTKLVNTKGNLPVGLVIDEAPSLYIYRIEQVLSQARSNLVASVLGIQSLQQFQQQYGKETAATITSVVGNVLSGSVQNKDTLEWLERLFGKVKQEGESLSIDRSKVSVSLSEKLEPLIPAGKIATLRAGEMVGLIASDAVETYTGKYQPSAVNCRINLDVQAIKKEEKGYRDLPVYYDFSGRKDEVLRQNFHRINREVQELVSLFRPSPPTATIPQPKGMMKQTFKK